ttaaattttaatacaaaattaaaatttaaaaaaaaaattaaattttaaaaaaaaaaattttaaaataaattaatttaaaaattaattaaaatttttaaaaatttttaaaaaattatcatcaagCATCATCCAGCCCTGAGGAAGAGCTATGTTCCCACATCCATCTGCAGTCCCAGGACAACAGAATTTACCAGCATCCTACCCAAGCATCTCCAGCCCTAGTACAAGCCTTATGTCCCAGAGTGCACAGCTCATGGCATTAGGACATAACATGATGTTCCCAGGCTCAAAGTTCATGACTGGAGCACCACCAGAAGCTCATAGGTATCTTCCAGAATCATATAGATTGGCTGCCGAGACACTTGATCAAAGTCGCTATGCAATTGATAGTCAGAGAATGTCTGCTGACCCATACAGACAGTCTAGTGAGCCACAGCGTCTGCCATCAGATCTGCAGCGTATAAGATCTGAGCTGCAGCGTACAGAAGAGCAGAGTCTTGACCCTTACCAGCGACCTCCAAGTGACCCCTATAGAAACCCTGTTGACCTGCAGAGAGCGCAAGAATCAAATTTACAACAATTAGCCTCCAATGCGCAACGTCTTGTTTCTGATCTACAACGTCTTCAGTCAGATCCACAACGGCTTGTAGCAGAGGCTCTACGACCTCAGGTGTCTGAATCGGTCCGAAGTCCTGAGACCTCGTACCGGAGCATAATGTCTGACCCTCTGAGGCCTCCTTCAGAACCACCACAGCGTACAGTCCAGGAATCAATCAGAAGTCATGCAGATGCACAGCGCATGGTACAAGAGAGTCTCAGAGAATACTTTAGCCCTTCCCAGAGGACCATGCAAGAAAATCTGCGGTCCCCAACTGACCAAAGAATGATGCCTGAAAATTTGCGTTATTCCTCAAGTGAGAGTCTTCGATCTGACCCACTGAGATATGGCACGGACCTAAGTAATCAACGGATGATGCCAGAAAACTTAAGAATTGGAAATGAAACACCTCAGCACATTCGAGTTGGAGCAGAAACCCCACAGCATGTGCGCGTAGGGGCTGAAACTCCGCAACATATCCGTGTGGGAGCAGAAACCCCACAGCACCTACGTGTAGGTGCCGAAACTCCTCAACATCTTCGAGTTGGAGCTGAGACTCCACAACACCAGCATTCACAGCACTTACGAGTAGGGGCAGAAACTCCACAACACATGCGTATAGAAGAAAACTCTCAACACATGAGGCTAAGTGGAGACACTCCTCAGCATCTACGAGTAGGTTCTGATTTACAGCAGCATCACCGCCCTGGTGTAGAAACAAGTCAGCATGTCAGAGTAGGTGAAACAT
The Penaeus monodon isolate SGIC_2016 chromosome 9, NSTDA_Pmon_1, whole genome shotgun sequence DNA segment above includes these coding regions:
- the LOC119576787 gene encoding zinc finger protein 1-like (The sequence of the model RefSeq protein was modified relative to this genomic sequence to represent the inferred CDS: added 45 bases not found in genome assembly); amino-acid sequence: MGDGSHNKIMFHRFHDLKTGQDPDIMQSGSRSSTPASALDGRAMFPHPSAVPGQQNLPASYPSISSPSTSLMSQSAQLMALGHNMMFPGSKFMTGAPPEAHRYLPESYRLAAETLDQSRYAIDSQRMSADPYRQSSEPQRLPSDLQRIRSELQRTEEQSLDPYQRPPSDPYRNPVDLQRAQESNLQQLASNAQRLVSDLQRLQSDPQRLVAEALRPQVSESVRSPETSYRSIMSDPLRPPSEPPQRTVQESIRSHADAQRMVQESLREYFSPSQRTMQENLRSPTDQRMMPENLRYSSSESLRSDPLRYGTDLSNQRMMPENLRIGNETPQHIRVGAETPQHVRVGAETPQHIRVGAETPQHLRVGAETPQHLRVGAETPQHQHSQHLRVGAETPQHMRIEENSQHMRLSGDTPQHLRVGSDLQQHHRPGVETSQHVRVGETSHHLRVGAETPQPHPMMPENLRVTSDASRMVPENLCVTEPSHQLMPENLRINHDSGSNSTGVRMNPPPPPESSIPPMRSHYDPPSHRMMTESPHPLRESMRVESPRYSESMYRGDLSHSSLGPPTPASSVTPMPDPSSAPLPPQHQFYSSPYNTQFSQYISDSQDRDHRENLGLDDDMEVKPYHDIKPYNQDYGTSMLVHEAQMGSAPKPPKPKKPKEPKPPRIPVIHKCNECEKVFKNSTQLKNHMWRHTGEKPFTCEVCGSKFTQQGNLRAHRRIHTGERPYQCPECKSCFTQLSTLKTHQKIHSDERPYKCDQCDAAFRQIANLKTHAVTHTGERPHKCDQCDKAFTQKSNLKAP